Proteins from a single region of Abyssalbus ytuae:
- a CDS encoding nuclear transport factor 2 family protein: MNKKLLPVLFLFSCALNFAQVDPKTEIGELLNSWHNAATTANFEEYFSKMSENSVFIGTDATEHWTYNEFKTFAKPYFERGKAWSFTGVSRNIFISDDHNFAWFDELLDTQMKLCRGSGVLKNEKGTWKIVHYVLSIAIPNEDVSEIVEIKKDFDNILLKKIQESKHK; the protein is encoded by the coding sequence ATGAATAAAAAATTACTACCTGTATTGTTTTTATTCTCATGTGCTTTAAATTTTGCACAGGTTGATCCAAAAACTGAAATAGGTGAGTTGCTTAACTCATGGCATAATGCAGCAACGACTGCAAATTTTGAGGAATACTTTTCAAAGATGAGTGAGAACTCTGTTTTTATAGGTACTGATGCTACCGAACACTGGACTTACAATGAATTCAAAACATTTGCAAAACCCTATTTTGAGAGAGGCAAAGCATGGAGTTTTACTGGGGTTAGCAGAAATATATTTATAAGCGATGACCACAATTTTGCATGGTTTGATGAATTGCTTGATACCCAAATGAAGTTATGCAGGGGATCCGGAGTATTAAAAAATGAAAAAGGAACCTGGAAAATAGTTCATTATGTGCTTTCAATAGCTATACCTAATGAGGATGTAAGTGAGATAGTTGAAATTAAAAAGGACTTTGATAACATTTTGTTAAAAAAAATACAGGAAAGTAAGCATAAGTAA
- a CDS encoding M13 family metallopeptidase: MKKHSLAPLLAGGILFSLISCKTEKKEEVAEAEVIPGINLEYMDTSVEPKNDFFRYVNGKWLDSTEIPADRTTWGSFQELRKKTDSDALEILKEAVNDTSLDSESDQAKAVYLYQTIMDIEARNKQGIEPLKPYLEKVDAVKNIEDLQNLIIEMEPLGGIGFYGFGVGSDPKDSNRNVAYLGAGGLGMSRDYYVEDDADSQEKREKYKEHVAKMFQYIGYNEEDAQKEAAKILDFEIRMAKPRLDKVERRDPNKRYNPHSIAQLQKKVPAVNWTKYLDGIGAKKVDTVIISDVKYFDELQKILKENDIATWKAYLRWIVLNDAAGSLSEELETANWEFYSKTLQGAKEQRPRDERALQTLNWTVGEALGKLYVDKKFPPKAKAVAKEMIDNIVKAYEIRIKALPWMDDATKAKAIEKLTKTTIKVGYPDKWKDYSDLEIKSVKDGGSYLQNMLNAAKWNFNEEISKLSEPVDKTEWFMAPQIVNAYYNPSYNEIVFPAAILQPPFFNFQADAAVNYGGMGAVIGHEISHGFDDSGAKYDANGNLENWWTDKDFEEFNRLGDSLAAQYSKIEVLPEVFINGKFTLGENIGDLGGVNAAYDGLQMHLKEHGNPGLIDGFTPEQRFFISWATVWRTKMRDEALKNRIKTDPHSPGMYRATQPLLNIDAFYNAFDIKEGDKMYIVPENRIKIW, from the coding sequence ATGAAAAAGCATTCTTTAGCACCCTTATTAGCCGGGGGTATTCTTTTTTCTCTTATTTCCTGTAAAACAGAGAAGAAGGAGGAAGTAGCCGAAGCAGAAGTTATTCCGGGTATTAACTTGGAGTATATGGATACTTCAGTAGAGCCAAAAAACGATTTCTTCCGATATGTTAACGGAAAATGGCTGGATTCAACCGAAATCCCGGCTGACAGAACTACCTGGGGCAGTTTTCAGGAACTTCGTAAAAAAACCGATTCTGATGCATTGGAAATTTTAAAAGAGGCTGTAAATGATACAAGCCTGGATTCTGAATCAGACCAGGCAAAGGCCGTATACCTGTATCAAACCATAATGGATATTGAAGCGCGGAACAAACAAGGAATAGAGCCGTTAAAGCCTTACCTTGAAAAAGTGGATGCGGTTAAAAATATTGAGGACCTTCAGAACCTTATTATAGAAATGGAACCTCTTGGGGGGATTGGTTTTTATGGTTTTGGTGTAGGATCCGATCCTAAAGACAGTAACCGGAATGTAGCTTATTTAGGAGCCGGAGGTTTAGGGATGTCCAGAGACTATTATGTGGAGGATGATGCCGATTCCCAAGAAAAAAGAGAAAAATATAAAGAACATGTGGCAAAAATGTTTCAGTATATCGGATATAATGAAGAAGATGCCCAAAAGGAAGCTGCTAAAATTTTGGATTTTGAAATAAGAATGGCAAAACCAAGATTGGACAAAGTAGAACGCAGAGATCCTAATAAAAGATACAATCCACATTCTATTGCACAACTTCAAAAGAAAGTACCTGCGGTTAACTGGACTAAATATTTGGATGGAATAGGTGCTAAAAAGGTAGATACTGTTATCATTTCGGATGTAAAGTACTTTGACGAACTGCAAAAAATATTAAAAGAAAATGATATTGCTACCTGGAAAGCCTATCTACGTTGGATTGTGCTTAATGATGCTGCAGGTTCTTTAAGTGAAGAGTTGGAAACTGCTAACTGGGAATTTTACAGTAAAACTCTTCAGGGGGCAAAAGAGCAGCGGCCACGTGATGAAAGAGCGTTACAAACGTTAAACTGGACAGTGGGTGAAGCTTTAGGGAAATTATATGTAGATAAAAAATTTCCGCCCAAGGCAAAAGCTGTAGCCAAAGAAATGATAGATAATATTGTGAAAGCTTATGAAATAAGGATAAAAGCTTTGCCATGGATGGATGATGCTACTAAAGCAAAAGCTATAGAAAAGCTTACTAAGACCACAATTAAAGTAGGATATCCTGATAAGTGGAAAGATTATTCGGATCTTGAAATAAAAAGTGTAAAAGACGGAGGTAGTTATTTACAAAATATGCTAAATGCAGCCAAATGGAATTTTAATGAGGAGATAAGTAAGCTGTCTGAGCCGGTAGATAAAACAGAATGGTTTATGGCTCCTCAAATTGTAAACGCTTACTATAATCCCTCATATAATGAAATTGTCTTTCCTGCAGCAATTTTGCAACCCCCATTCTTTAATTTTCAGGCTGATGCGGCTGTAAATTACGGAGGAATGGGAGCTGTAATCGGACATGAAATTTCTCATGGTTTTGATGATAGTGGCGCTAAATATGACGCCAATGGTAATTTGGAAAACTGGTGGACCGATAAAGACTTTGAAGAATTTAACCGTTTGGGAGATTCTTTAGCCGCACAGTACAGTAAAATAGAAGTACTACCCGAAGTATTTATAAACGGTAAGTTTACTTTAGGCGAAAATATTGGAGATCTTGGAGGTGTAAATGCAGCTTATGACGGGTTACAAATGCATTTAAAAGAGCATGGTAACCCTGGTCTTATTGACGGCTTTACCCCAGAGCAACGTTTCTTTATTTCCTGGGCAACTGTATGGAGAACGAAGATGAGGGACGAAGCTCTTAAAAACAGGATTAAAACCGATCCGCATTCACCTGGAATGTACAGGGCTACTCAACCTTTATTAAATATTGATGCCTTTTATAATGCTTTTGATATTAAAGAAGGGGATAAAATGTATATAGTACCGGAAAACAGAATTAAAATATGGTAA